The following proteins come from a genomic window of Notolabrus celidotus isolate fNotCel1 unplaced genomic scaffold, fNotCel1.pri scaffold_194_arrow_ctg1, whole genome shotgun sequence:
- the ndufa10 gene encoding NADH dehydrogenase [ubiquinone] 1 alpha subcomplex subunit 10, mitochondrial: MALRVIRIVLPAGATAFKAGNITQKAGLHTSSVRSLRYGWWAYALGERTTPRFTQNSKIISVDGNLGSGKGALAQQLADKLGMLYMPEPDTFYMDKMTGETEPLPVEYNGMCSLEKFYTDPKAADGNSYRLQSWMYIMRLLQYSDALEHLLTTGQGVILERSPFSDMVFMEAMFKEGYIRKECVQHYNEIKGISICEFLPPHLAIYIDLPAEEVQKKLKQSGKPYLQNVPLSYLKAIEDSYKKSFLPQISESSEVLAYDATQAQDVERVAEDIEYLKFEKGPWLEQDDVTYHHMRMLVEDKQRVATLTHIPRFLPEITIGAHEYDEKYFAYRALPGKRYASGYNDDVGDKHIWLK; encoded by the exons ATGGCCCTGAGGGTGATCCGGATCGTCCTCCCAGCGGGAGCGACTGCTTTCAAAGCGGGGAACATTACACAGAAG GCAGGACTTCACACCAGCTCAGTGAGGAGCCTGCGGTACGGCTGGTGGGCGTACGCTCTGGGAGAGAGGACGACGCCGCGGTTCACCCAGAACAGTAAAATCATCTCTGTGGATGGAAACCTGGGATCAGGGAAAGGAGCTCTGGCTCAGCAGCTGGCTGACAAGCTGG GGATGCTCTACATGCCCGAGCCCGACACTTTCTACATGGACAAGATGACTGGAGAGACGGAGCCGCTCCCCGTGGAGTATAACGGGATGTGCAGCCTGGAGAAGTTCTACACGGACCCCAAAGCAGCAGATGGAAACAGCTACAGGCTGCAGAGCTGGATGTACATCATGAGGCTGCTGCAGTACTCTGACGCCCTGGAGCACCTGCTCACCACAG GCCAAGGAGTGATCCTGGAGCGCTCTCCCTTCAGTGACATGGTGTTCATGGAGGCCATGTTCAAAGAGGGGTACATCAGGAAGGAGT GTGTGCAGCACTATAACGAGATCAAAGGCATCAGCATCTGTGAGTTCCTGCCTCCTCACCTCGCCATCTACATCGACCTGCCGGCCGAGGAGGTGCAGAAGAAGCTGAAGCAGAGCGGGAAG CCTTACCTGCAGAACGTCCCTCTGTCGTACCTGAAGGCCATCGAGGACTCCTACAAGAAGTCTTTCCTGCCCCAGATCAG tgaGTCATCAGAGGTCCTGGCGTACGACGCAACACAAGCTCAGGACGTTGAGAGG GTGGCGGAGGACATCGAGTATTTAAAGTTTGAGAAAGGACCCTGGCTGGAGCAGGACGACGTGACGTACCACCACATGAGGATGCT TGTGGAGGACAAGCAGAGGGTGGCCACCCTGACCCACATACCCAGGTTCCTCCCAGAGATTACCATCGGGGCCCACGAGTACGACGAGAAGTACTTCGCCTACAGAGCG CTCCCAGGGAAGAGGTATGCTTCTGGTTATAACGACGACGTTGGAGACAAACACATCTGGCTGAAGTGA